GGCTTTGGCCTCCAGGGCAAGGCCGCGAGCATTGGCGTCGAGGTGGGCTACCTCGATCCGAATCCCATCATTGGGTTGCGGCTGGGCTACAAGTTCTGAGGCTCTGCCTCAGTAGTGGGGGGGACGCTCCTGCTGGCGGGCGTCCACCAGGCCCGGCTCGGCGTCCAGCTTGCGCTTGAGCTGGTCCAGTTCCGCTCGGAGCGCGTCGATGACGCGCCCCTGCTGGTAGAGCACGTCACTGAGCTCCTGCAGCAGCTCCTGCTGCTGCGTGTAGCGGATTTCCAGCTCGACCAGGCGCTTGTCTTCCATTGCTGTCTTCTCCGCTCGGGGACCGTGCCCCATGAATACCCTTGAACACCTGCAGCGCGCCCGCGAGCTGCTTGGACGCGGACAGCCCGAGCTGGCGGAGTCCGCGCTGAGTGACGCCATTGATGCGGCCGTGGCGGCGGAGGACCTGGTCCTCCTCACCCAGGCTCGGTTCGCGCTGGGGGAGTTGCTCTTCCAGCAGGGCCGCGATGAAGAGGCAATCCCCTTCCTCCAGGCGGTGGTGCGCACCGAACGGGCTGACGGGTCCGTGGACGCGCCGGTCATCGCCTCCGCACGCATGCTTCGCCAGATCCGGGGGCAGGAGCCGCGCTGAGCGTCCCCCGTGCTTCAGGGGAGCCGGCACTGTTCCCGGATGGCGTCCATCCGCTGCGGGAAGCGCCGCTCCAGGTCCGTGCGGGTCTGGCGTGCTCCCTCGAGCTTCCCTGCCTTCACCTGGAGGGTGCACAGCGTGGCCAGCGCCCGCGTGTCGGACACGTTCAGCCGGTCCGCCTGACGGAGGGCTGCCTCGGCGGCGGTCTCGTTTCCCAACTGGAACCAGGCGATGCCCAGCTGGAAGTGGCCTTCCGCGAGCTTCGGGTCCTTCTGCACCGCCTGCTGCAAGAGCCCGACGGCTTCTTGGCTCCGGCCTTCCTTGGAGAGCACCAGCCCCTGCTCCACCAGGAGCCGGGCCGCGGGGACCTTGCCCTCCAGGGAGGTGAAGACCTTCAGGGCGTCCTCGGGCCTTCCCATCCGGCTGAGCATCCGGCCGTAGCGCACGCCGACGAGGGGATCGCCTGGAGTGCGGCTGTAGGCCCGGGACAGGGCCTCCGTGGCGCCCTCGACGTCACCCTTCTGTTCGCTCAGGTCCGCCCGGAGCAGCTCCGCTCGTGGGTCCGCCGGCGCGAGCTTCCCTGCCTTCGCGAGCGACTGGTCCACACAGCGGGACATCCGCTCCCGGTCGCAGATGCGCGCGAGCAGGAGCTGGGTCTCCAGGGCGTTCGGGTCCCTCCGCTCGGCTTCCAGGGCCAGGTCATGCGCTTCGGCGGGGGCTCCTTCGCGCAGGAGCTCGGCCGCCTCTCGCAGGTCCGCGGCTGTCGCCTTGTCGTTGTGCTTCAGGGGCACCAGGAACCGCAGACGACCTTCCACGTTCTCCGTGGCCCTCGCGATGGCCAGCTCCTGCTCGGGCATGTCGCGGGGCAGGAACAGGGGGATGACGTGGATGGCGAGCGCCACTCCGCAGACCCAGAGGACGCCACGGAGCCCCTGGTTCCGGCGCCGGCCGCTCCGCTCCCCGGGTTTGTTCCATGGGTCGCTCATGGGGCGTTTCTAAACGGCCCGGAGGTGCGGGCGCAGCCCCGACGGCAGCTCCAGTTCACAGCTCCAGCAGAGCTCGAAGTTGGCGGGGTTCTCCTCTCCACAGCGTGGACAGGTCACCGAACGGTTGGCGGCTTCCTGGTTGGCCTGGAGCTCCGCGAGGACCTGGCGCCCGGCTTCCAGTTCCTGGGGCCACAGCCACAGCTCCACCCAGGCCTCGGTGCTGGGAATCTCTCCGCTCAACGGGACCAGGGACTCACCGCGGATGTCGACTGAGAGCCCGGCAGACTCCAAGGCTCCCGCCAGCATCCGTGCCTCTCCGACCGTGCGGTGCACGGAGAATTGCACGCGCTTCATGCTTCTTGTCTGTCAGAACCGGGCCTCCAGGGCAACCCGCCCCGGCTGCTCCCCTGCTGTGCCCTGTCCGACGTGGCCCTCACGGACCGTGCGGCCTTGCGTCATTCGTCCTGACGGAGCTGGTGCGGCAGGACGGCGTGGGCGTGGCGGGGGGCTCGCGCGTGGAGCTCCGCGGACAGCAGGGCATCCAGCTCCGCGAGCAGGCGATCATACCCGCCTCCCTTCGCGGGCAGCCGCTCGGTGGCGAGTCTCAACCGGGGTGTCTCCTCGTCCTCGAAGGCGAGGGTCACCGCCAGGATGTCCGGGCTTCCCGCCTGGGGCGCGAGGGCAGCGGGCTCGGGCTCCCGTTGTAGAGGTTCCAGCAATGGAGTCAGCCGGCGGATCTCCTCCGGCGTCAGGTCCCGCTCCACCACCGGTTCGCCCTGTTCCAGGACGCGCAGGTGCTTGAGGCCTTCTACCCGCAGCGCCTGCGCTCCGGTGTTCGTATGCCCACTGCGCTCGTAGGTCACGGTCTTCACGCGCCGTACCTCCCCAGGGTCAAGGATTAGGCATTCGCGTCGTCCCCGGCATCCGTAGGAAAGCGCGGCGAGCGCTCCCGGTCCGAAGAGGACAGCCCGAGCGACCGGTGCCGGACATTGGGCAGCGCCCCCTGGGCCCCTGCGCTTCCCGGGGGCGTCTCCCTACCGTGCCTTCCGTCCGGGCGCCCATGCCCGGACACACGGAGGACGCCGAACGATGAGCAAGCACAAGAACCCGACCCCGAATGATCAGCGCTCCAACACGAAGAACCCGGAGCGCCCGGAGCACAAGTCCGCGCAGGACAACCGCGCCAACCAGATGAACCCGAACCGTCCTCCGAACACGCCGTCCCACACGCCCTCTCACGGCGGTGGGATGACGGGCGGGGACGATTCCTCGAAGCGCTGAGTGAAACGGGAGAGGCCGGCCGCGCGTTCGGGCCGGCCCCTCCGGGTGTTTGTCCTAGCGGACGCGCGGCGCGCACTCGCCTTCGCCGCGGTAGTGGCCCACGGTGCGCACGAGCGCCGTCACGAAGTCGCGCAGCGTCCGCACGCTGCCCGCGCCTCCCGTGCCGTACTGGCCCGAGGGCAGCGACGTCAGGCTCACCAGACCCAGCTCATCCAGGGTGATTTCGCCGTCCGGACCGACGATGCCCGTGCTGTCCGCCGCGGCGATGGCGTCGAAGCGCATCTTCGCGTCCGGCGACTGGAGGTCGTCGAAGAACAGGTGGTCGCCGTGGAGGGTGAGCTGCACCGTCTCCGTGCTGCCCTTGGGCACCGTCACGCCGTTGCCGATGTCCTCGTTCTCGCAGTGCTCGTAGAGGGTGTTGGTGGCGAAGCCCCAGTGGAAGTTCTTCGTCACGCTGCCCTTGGTGGCCGAGCCCTCGACGTAGACGGACCAGCCTTCGGTGTTCATCCGCGTCACGTCCTCCGCGTCCGCGTTGCCGGCCGTGGCGTTCGTGACGGGGGCGATGGCGTAGCTCACCTCGTCCCATTCCTCGGAGGCCAGGTCGTTGAACGTCACGACGTCCACGGGGCCCGGACGGTGCACGTCGTACACCTTCGCGGCCGTCTGTTCGGCGGCGACTTCTCCCTCGTGGTTGGCGACCTTCACCTCGCCCAGCTTCACGAGGAACTTCGTGTACTTCACCGTCCAGCCGTCCTCGAAGGCGCTGGAGGGGATCTCCTTCTCGATGAAGTCCTCTCCGTACGCGGTGAACGTCACGTTGCCTTGACCCGACGAGCAGGCGACCAGGGCCAGGCAGGACACTCCCATCAGCCAATGCTTCTTCATTCCGCTGCTCCTTCCACCCACGTCACGACGTAGGCGCTGGTGTCTTCCACGCCGCGCACCAGCCCGTTCTGGGCCTGGCTGTTGGCGGGGAAGGTGGAAACGCCAGCCGCGTCCGGAAGCGACGCGGTGGCGAAGTCGATGCGGTCCATCCATTTCCCCAGGTCCACCGCGATGCGCACGAAGCCAGCCTCCTGCTGGAGGTCGCGCTCGAAGCGCACGCCTTCGATGGCCTTGGGCAGGTCCACCACCGCGTCGAAGCGCACCGTGGCTCCGGACGTGTGGGTCGCGGTGCCTCGCACGTGGGCCTGGTGGCCTCCGAGCACGTTCTGTGCGTCCGTGGCCGCCGTGGGCGTCACGAGCGTCAGCTCCAGCGAGCCGTAGGAGCCGGTGACGGCGTTGGCGTTGCCCAGGTTTCGTCCCGCGAGCAGGTCCA
The sequence above is drawn from the Corallococcus sp. NCRR genome and encodes:
- a CDS encoding SlyX family protein gives rise to the protein MEDKRLVELEIRYTQQQELLQELSDVLYQQGRVIDALRAELDQLKRKLDAEPGLVDARQQERPPHY
- a CDS encoding tetratricopeptide repeat protein — encoded protein: MNTLEHLQRARELLGRGQPELAESALSDAIDAAVAAEDLVLLTQARFALGELLFQQGRDEEAIPFLQAVVRTERADGSVDAPVIASARMLRQIRGQEPR
- a CDS encoding tetratricopeptide repeat protein, which gives rise to MSDPWNKPGERSGRRRNQGLRGVLWVCGVALAIHVIPLFLPRDMPEQELAIARATENVEGRLRFLVPLKHNDKATAADLREAAELLREGAPAEAHDLALEAERRDPNALETQLLLARICDRERMSRCVDQSLAKAGKLAPADPRAELLRADLSEQKGDVEGATEALSRAYSRTPGDPLVGVRYGRMLSRMGRPEDALKVFTSLEGKVPAARLLVEQGLVLSKEGRSQEAVGLLQQAVQKDPKLAEGHFQLGIAWFQLGNETAAEAALRQADRLNVSDTRALATLCTLQVKAGKLEGARQTRTDLERRFPQRMDAIREQCRLP
- a CDS encoding DUF7577 domain-containing protein, whose product is MKRVQFSVHRTVGEARMLAGALESAGLSVDIRGESLVPLSGEIPSTEAWVELWLWPQELEAGRQVLAELQANQEAANRSVTCPRCGEENPANFELCWSCELELPSGLRPHLRAV